From Syngnathus scovelli strain Florida unplaced genomic scaffold, RoL_Ssco_1.2 HiC_scaffold_48, whole genome shotgun sequence, a single genomic window includes:
- the LOC125968274 gene encoding uncharacterized protein, with amino-acid sequence MAPRMAATVSRSLFLCLILCVFCVFCCPSRITFTREALLNIGQSSSGIFSPVLSDSDCLSEILAGAAVLYKLARRRRRGKRAGALVKLRQRGFRSALPSIHLANVRSLANKMDELLLLTSRNTDFSRSAALCFVETWLSERTPHHAMELAGFRLTRADRSAELSGKSKGGGLCFYINERWCTDVMVLKEFCIPLLETLFINCRPFYSPREFSSIVMAAVYIPPHARASEATQMLADQVTDMEKLLPNSLIIVLGDLNRANLAHELPRYRQHITCPTRGAQTLDHCYTVIKDAYHSVARAALGLSDHCLVHLIPAYRHKLKTSKPVVRTVRKWTVESRQDLQACFDCTDWSVFDAANSDLHELTDTVTSYISFCEDLCVQTKTFCTYNNDKPWFTPNLRRLRKVKEEAYRSGDRDLFKQTRNTLNREVRKARRCYGESLERHLSANPDPSTVWKGLQTITGFKKRTPRPVESPRLADQLNRFYCRFDRSSHTTGPPAAQSTQSTYSPPPTTALSTPPSPWSPTLSLAEAAPALQIREEEVRQMFRRQKIRKAPGPDGVSPSCLKVCAEQLAPTFARIFNRSLELCEVPSCFKSSTIVPVAKKPAITGMNDYRPVALTSVVMKSFERLVLNHLKDVTGPLLDPLQFAYRANRSVDDAVNMGLHYILQHLDTPGKSSSSLRCLPPPVSGSPAS; translated from the exons atggcgccgcggatggctgccacggtgagtcgctctctgtttctttgtcttattttgtgtgttttctgtgtcttctgctgtccatcccggatcacttttactagagaagcactgttaaacatcggtcagtcttcttctggtattttctctcctgttctctctgattcagattgtttgtcggagattttagccggagcggcggtgctatacaagctagcgcgacggcggcgacgcggaaaacgagcgggagccctcgtaaagctgaggcaaagagggttccgttctgccctaccgtcaattcatctggcgaatgtccgctccctggcgaacaagatggacgaactgctgctcctcacttcaaggaacacggacttcagcagatccgccgcgctgtgttttgttgagacgtggcttagcgaacgaaccccccaccacgccatggagttagctgggtttcggctaacgcgtgcagatcgcagcgcggagctctccggaaaatcaaagggaggtggtctctgtttctacattaatgaacgttggtgtaccgatgtcatggtgttgaaagagttttgcatccctctcctagaaacacttttcataaactgccggccgttctattcaccacgggagttctcctcgatcgtcatggcggctgtttacatcccaccacacgcacgtgcgagtgaagccacgcagatgctggctgaccaggtgacagatatggagaaacttctaccaaattcactaatcattgttctgggtgatcttaacagggcgaacctcgcacacgaactccccagatacagacagcacataacgtgtcccaccagaggggcacagacactggaccactgctacaccgtaattaaggatgcataccactctgtggctcgtgcagctttaggactctcggaccactgtctagttcatctgatccctgcctacagacataaactaaaaacttctaagcctgtggtgaggactgtcaggaagtggacagtggagtcaaggcaggacctccaagcctgctttgactgcaccgattggagtgtttttgatgctgcaaattcagacttgcatgaactcactgacactgtcacatcatacatcagtttttgtgaggatctgtgtgtgcagactaagaccttctgcacgtacaacaacgacaaaccttggtttacaccgaaccttaggaggctgcgcaaagtcaaggaggaggcctacaggagcggcgaccgggacctgttcaagcagaccagaaacacactgaaccgagaggtcaggaaagccaggaggtgttacggggagagcctggagagacacctctctgccaatcctgatccctcaacagtgtggaaaggcctgcagaccatcacgggcttcaagaaacgaaccccccgtcctgtggagagcccaaggctcgctgaccagctaaacaggttctactgcaggtttgatcggtcctcccacacaacgggacctcctgcagcacaatccacacaatccacatactcacctccccccacaactgctctgtccacacctccatcaccgtggtcaccgactctctctcttgcagaggccgcgcccgcactccagattcgcgaggaggaagtgcgccagatgttccggagacaaaagatcaggaaggcaccgggcccagacggcgtgtcaccttcctgcttgaaagtctgcgctgagcagctggcgcccacctttgcacggatcttcaaccgttccctggagctgtgtgaggtgccctcgtgcttcaagagctccaccatcgttccagtggccaagaagcccgccatcacaggtatgaatgactatagacctgttgcactgacatctgtggtcatgaaatctttcgagaggttagtactgaaccacctgaaggatgtcacgggccccctgctggaccccctccagtttgcctaccgggcaaacaggtcggtagatgatgcagtcaacatgggactgcactacatcctgcaacacctggacaccccaggaaa aagctcatccagcttgcggtgcctgcctccacctgtcagtggatcaccagcttcctga